One Fundulus heteroclitus isolate FHET01 chromosome 1, MU-UCD_Fhet_4.1, whole genome shotgun sequence genomic window carries:
- the edn3b gene encoding endothelin-3b isoform X1, whose translation MLCFHTSMLWRILTLILLQGVLMSSVKSGSYPKSVPDPDASDASQPSETSRSRQKRCTCYSYTDKECVYYCHLDIIWINTPERTVPYGMSNYRGPKRRRRDAAAAPATEGDQPQTPRCICAVTDADPECQRFCLARLHQT comes from the exons ATGCTATGTTTCCACACAAGTATGCTTTGGAGAATACTGACTCTGATCCTTCTGCAAG GCGTTTTGATGTCATCTGTGAAATCCGGGAGCTACCCTAAAAGTGTCCCGGACCCCGACGCATCCGATGCGTCACAGCCGTCCGAGACGTCCAGGTCCAGACAAAAACGCTGCACCTGTTATTCCTACACGGACAAGGAGTGCGTCTATTACTGCCATCTGGATATCATCTGGATTAATACTCCTGA GCGCACTGTGCCTTATGGTATGTCTAACTACAGAGGACCAAAGAGAAGGAGACGCGATGCGGCTGCTGCACCAGCGACTGAAGGTGACCAGCCTCAGACGCCACGCTGCATTTGTGCTGTGACAGATGCAGACCCCGAGTGTCAGCGCTTCTGTCTGGCAAG GCTGCATCAGACTTGA
- the edn3b gene encoding endothelin-3b isoform X2, with the protein MLCFHTSMLWRILTLILLQGVLMSSVKSGSYPKSVPDPDASDASQPSETSRSRQKRCTCYSYTDKECVYYCHLDIIWINTPEGPKRRRRDAAAAPATEGDQPQTPRCICAVTDADPECQRFCLARLHQT; encoded by the exons ATGCTATGTTTCCACACAAGTATGCTTTGGAGAATACTGACTCTGATCCTTCTGCAAG GCGTTTTGATGTCATCTGTGAAATCCGGGAGCTACCCTAAAAGTGTCCCGGACCCCGACGCATCCGATGCGTCACAGCCGTCCGAGACGTCCAGGTCCAGACAAAAACGCTGCACCTGTTATTCCTACACGGACAAGGAGTGCGTCTATTACTGCCATCTGGATATCATCTGGATTAATACTCCTGA AGGACCAAAGAGAAGGAGACGCGATGCGGCTGCTGCACCAGCGACTGAAGGTGACCAGCCTCAGACGCCACGCTGCATTTGTGCTGTGACAGATGCAGACCCCGAGTGTCAGCGCTTCTGTCTGGCAAG GCTGCATCAGACTTGA